A window from bacterium encodes these proteins:
- a CDS encoding CoA-binding protein has translation MDHNRIDDDDPTPGDDAVRELLLGMRRVAVVGISENPERASHGITRFLLGRGIEVAGVNPQLREVLGAPVYPTLADVPGPIDVVDVFRRSEAVPAIVDAAIAAGARAVWLQEGVVHPEASRKAVAAGLTVVADRCIYKEWLRLANA, from the coding sequence ATGGACCACAACCGCATCGACGACGACGACCCGACTCCCGGCGACGACGCCGTCCGGGAGCTCCTGCTCGGCATGCGCCGGGTGGCCGTGGTCGGCATCTCCGAGAACCCGGAACGGGCCAGCCACGGCATCACCCGCTTCCTGCTCGGCAGGGGGATCGAGGTCGCGGGCGTCAACCCGCAGCTGCGGGAGGTGCTGGGCGCGCCCGTCTACCCGACCCTGGCCGACGTGCCGGGGCCGATCGACGTGGTCGACGTGTTCCGCCGCAGCGAGGCCGTCCCCGCCATCGTGGACGCCGCCATCGCCGCGGGGGCGCGCGCCGTCTGGCTGCAGGAGGGCGTGGTCCACCCCGAGGCGTCGCGCAAGGCGGTCGCCGCCGGGCTGACGGTCGTCGCGGACCGGTGCATCTACAAGGAATGGCTGCGCCTGGCCAACGCTTGA